The proteins below come from a single Chryseobacterium capnotolerans genomic window:
- a CDS encoding cytochrome ubiquinol oxidase subunit I: MDDFIAARAQMALSLGFHIIFSCVGMVMPFLMAFAHWKYLKTNNEVYKGLTKAWSKGVAILFATGAVSGTMLSFELGLLWPGFMKHAGPIFGMPFSLEGTAFFIEAIAIGFFLYGWDRFNKWFHWFCGFLVGVSGLASGILVVAANAWMNSPTGFDYINGQYLNIDPIKAMFNDAWFPQALHMTVAAFCATGFAVAGVHAFLIMRKKNVEFHTKAFRIAVGFALIGAFGAPLSGDVAAKSVAERQPIKLAAMEAHFETEKGASFVIGGIPDEEKEEIKYAIKIPKVLSFLVSNDFNSEVKGLKDFPKDEWPPIAVTHYAFQIMIFFGVVMICIGAVYLYAFFFKKEWLTKNWLLKTFLIATPFGYIALEAGWTVTEVGRQPWIIYGVMRTIDAVTPMPGIQYSFYFFTAIFISLSLILVFLLRRQVQMVPKLYDPTDPQFNDKNKKS, from the coding sequence ATGGATGATTTTATAGCTGCCCGCGCCCAAATGGCGCTTTCTCTGGGCTTCCATATCATATTCTCCTGTGTGGGAATGGTAATGCCTTTCTTAATGGCATTTGCCCATTGGAAGTACCTAAAAACCAATAATGAAGTATATAAAGGACTCACCAAAGCCTGGAGTAAAGGGGTTGCAATTTTATTTGCTACCGGAGCTGTTTCTGGGACTATGCTTTCTTTTGAATTGGGACTTTTATGGCCCGGATTTATGAAGCATGCGGGTCCTATCTTTGGAATGCCCTTCTCATTGGAAGGAACGGCTTTCTTTATTGAGGCCATTGCCATTGGGTTCTTTTTATATGGATGGGACAGGTTCAATAAATGGTTCCACTGGTTCTGCGGATTTCTTGTAGGAGTAAGTGGATTGGCTTCCGGTATTTTAGTAGTAGCCGCTAATGCATGGATGAACTCTCCTACCGGTTTTGATTATATTAACGGACAATACCTTAATATAGATCCTATTAAAGCGATGTTCAATGATGCATGGTTTCCACAGGCTCTTCACATGACTGTTGCAGCTTTTTGCGCCACAGGGTTTGCAGTAGCCGGAGTGCACGCTTTTTTAATTATGCGGAAAAAGAATGTAGAATTTCATACCAAAGCATTCAGAATCGCTGTAGGATTTGCCTTAATTGGAGCATTTGGAGCTCCTCTAAGCGGTGATGTGGCAGCAAAATCTGTTGCTGAAAGACAACCTATCAAGTTGGCAGCTATGGAAGCCCACTTTGAAACGGAAAAAGGAGCCTCTTTTGTTATTGGCGGAATTCCTGATGAAGAAAAAGAAGAGATAAAATATGCAATCAAAATACCCAAAGTTTTAAGCTTTTTGGTAAGCAATGATTTCAATTCCGAAGTAAAAGGACTTAAAGATTTCCCTAAAGATGAATGGCCTCCGATAGCTGTCACTCATTACGCTTTTCAGATTATGATTTTCTTTGGAGTGGTAATGATCTGTATTGGAGCTGTATATCTGTATGCTTTCTTCTTTAAAAAGGAATGGCTGACTAAAAACTGGCTATTAAAAACATTTCTGATTGCTACCCCTTTCGGATATATTGCTCTGGAAGCAGGGTGGACCGTTACTGAAGTAGGAAGACAGCCATGGATTATTTATGGAGTGATGAGAACAATAGATGCTGTAACCCCTATGCCGGGAATTCAGTACTCATTCTACTTTTTTACCGCAATCTTTATATCATTATCATTGATTCTGGTATTCCTTTTAAGAAGACAGGTCCAGATGGTACCGAAGCTTTACGACCCAACAGACCCACAGTTTAACGATAAAAACAAAAAATCATGA